The Pan troglodytes isolate AG18354 chromosome 1, NHGRI_mPanTro3-v2.0_pri, whole genome shotgun sequence genome includes a region encoding these proteins:
- the CFAP276 gene encoding cilia- and flagella-associated protein 276 isoform X2 — protein sequence MERSPSRRRRLEGAPKLPYKNPTHLAQQQEPWSRLNSTSTITSMRRDAYYFDPEIPKDDLDFRLAALYNHHTGTFKNKSEILLNQKTTQDTYRTKIQFPGEFLTPPTPPITFLANIRHWINPKKESIHSIQGSIVSPHTAATNGGYSRKKDGGFFST from the exons AAATTGCCATACAAGAACCCAACACACCTTGCTCAGCAGCAGGAACCCTGGAGTCGGCTCAACTCAACCTCCACAATTACTTCCATGAGGCGGGATGCCTACTATTTTGATCCCGAG ATACCAAAGGATGACCTGGACTTCCGCTTAGCAGCCTTGTACAACCACCACACTGGGACATTCAAGAACAAAAGTGAGATACTGTTAAACCAGAAAACCACGCAGGATACCTATAG AACCAAGATCCAATTCCCTGGAGAATTTTTAACCCCTCCCACTCCACCCATCACTTTCCTGGCTAACATCAGACACTGGATCAACCCTAAAAAGGAGTCCATCCACAGCATCCAGGGATCCATAG tgTCCCCTCACACTGCAGCCACCAATGGAGGCTACTCCCGAAAGAAAGATGGTGGCTTCTTCTCCACCTAG
- the TMEM167B gene encoding protein kish-B isoform X2, with protein MTNVYSLDGILVFGLLFVCTCAYFKKVPRLKTWLLSEKKGVWGVFYKGEAMSGQGEETAISGQCGATNRCDWNQAACCCGNCLCCNGLLRPVYKMNSKAPKSSTANQGDGDEEPVGDLNPV; from the exons ATGACGAACG TGTACTCCTTGGATGGGATTCTGGTGTTTGGTTTGCTCTTTGTTTGCACCTGTGCCTACTTCAAGAAAGTACCTCGTCTCAAAACCTGGCTGCTATCAGAGAAGAAGGGTGTTTGGGGTGTGTTTTACAAAGGTGAGGCCATGTCTGGACAGGGAGAAGAGACTGCCATCTCTGGACAGTGTGGAGCTACAAA CCGCTGTGATTGGAACCAGGCTGCATGCTGCTGTGGCAATTGCTTGTGTTGTAATGGCCTTTTACGTCCTGTTTATAAAATGAATTCCAAAGCACCCAAGTCATCAACTGCCAACCAAGGGGACGGGGATGAAGAACCTGTTGGAGACCTGAACCCAGTGTAG
- the TMEM167B gene encoding protein kish-B isoform X1, with amino-acid sequence MTNVYSLDGILVFGLLFVCTCAYFKKVPRLKTWLLSEKKGVWGVFYKAAVIGTRLHAAVAIACVVMAFYVLFIK; translated from the exons ATGACGAACG TGTACTCCTTGGATGGGATTCTGGTGTTTGGTTTGCTCTTTGTTTGCACCTGTGCCTACTTCAAGAAAGTACCTCGTCTCAAAACCTGGCTGCTATCAGAGAAGAAGGGTGTTTGGGGTGTGTTTTACAAAG CCGCTGTGATTGGAACCAGGCTGCATGCTGCTGTGGCAATTGCTTGTGTTGTAATGGCCTTTTACGTCCTGTTTATAAAATGA